From the genome of Actinacidiphila yeochonensis CN732, one region includes:
- a CDS encoding DUF721 domain-containing protein, with protein sequence MPRQEGTAAGTGAAPSSGVDLARVALRAAKEQAKARGAAAQQRRQARRGGLRSGARADGRDPLPLGAAINRLITERGWEAPAAVGGVMGRWPQLVGQEIALHCSPERYDEEERVLTVQCDSTAWATQLRLLAPTLVARLNTDLGHGTVRLLKVLGPAGPSRSYGRLRAPGSRGPGDTYG encoded by the coding sequence GTGCCGCGGCAGGAGGGCACCGCGGCGGGTACCGGGGCCGCCCCTTCCTCGGGTGTGGACCTGGCGCGGGTGGCGCTGCGCGCGGCCAAGGAGCAGGCGAAGGCCCGGGGCGCGGCGGCGCAGCAGCGCCGGCAGGCCCGCCGCGGCGGCCTGCGCAGCGGCGCGCGCGCGGACGGGCGGGACCCGCTGCCGCTGGGCGCCGCGATCAACCGGCTGATCACCGAACGGGGCTGGGAGGCGCCGGCCGCGGTGGGCGGCGTGATGGGCCGCTGGCCGCAGCTCGTCGGCCAGGAGATCGCCCTGCACTGCTCCCCCGAGCGCTACGACGAGGAGGAGCGGGTGCTGACCGTGCAGTGCGACTCCACGGCGTGGGCCACCCAGCTCCGGCTGTTGGCCCCGACGCTGGTGGCCCGGCTGAACACCGACCTCGGGCACGGCACCGTACGGCTGCTGAAGGTGCTGGGTCCGGCGGGGCCCAGCCGTTCCTACGGGCGGCTGCGGGCCCCCGGCAGCCGCGGCCCGGGTGACACCTACGGGTGA